A window of the Planococcus citri chromosome 4, ihPlaCitr1.1, whole genome shotgun sequence genome harbors these coding sequences:
- the SCaMC gene encoding mitochondrial adenyl nucleotide antiporter SLC25A24-B isoform X1, with amino-acid sequence MVLNNSVTQTIIHPPHYLHELPLEDEERLGKIFNNLDLDGNGKIDIHDLSVALKDFGVSHRDAQKFLERSDSNKSGDITLAEFIHYVKEHEKKLRLGFSHLDKNKDGKIDQDELIRAFEELGIEIDTKEAKKLLKRMDKDGTLEISFNEWRDFLLYCPYTDLRDLIKYWRHSTYLDIGEDINVPDDFTQTEMLTGMWWRHLVAGGVAGAVSRTCTAPLDRLKVYLQVHGNKKSSIKTCLSYLLKEGGVWSLWRGNGINVLKIAPESALKFMAYEQAKRLIRGTSTRELTIYERFAAGSFAGSFSQTIIYPLEVLKTRLALRKTGEYRSIVDAASKILQREGWRSFYRGYVPNLLGIVPYAGIDLAVYETLKNSYLKKHNDSDTPSVLLLLTCGTISSTCGQMCSYPLALVRTRLQAQVITNVGTSQYTMTGLLKTIVQEEGFTGLYRGITPNFMKVAPAVSISYVVYERCRQALGVSMT; translated from the exons ATGGTTCTAAATAACAGCGTAACGCAAACCATCATCCATCCGCCTCATTACCTTCACGAATTACCCTTAGAAGATGAAGAAAGATTGGGTAAAATCTTCAATAACTTGGATCTAGACGGTAATGGTAAAATCGATATTCACGACTTATCAGTCGCTCTGAAAGATTTCGGCGTTAGTCACCGCGATGCTCAG aaatttttagaaagatcTGACTCGAATAAGAGCGGCGATATTACTTTAGCTGAGTTTATACACTATGTGAAAGAACACGAGAAGAAATTGAGGCTGGGATTTTCTCATTTGGATAAGAATAAAGATG GTAAAATAGATCAAGATGAGTTGATCAGAGCTTTCGAAGAGTTGGGTATCGAAATAGACACcaaagaagcgaaaaaattattaaaaag AATGGATAAAGATGGCACGTTAGAAATAAGTTTCAACGAATGGAGAGATTTTTTACTCTACTGTCCTTACACCGATCTACGCGACTTGATTAAATATTGGAGACATTCGACA TATTTGGATATCGGTGAAGATATCAACGTACCGGATGACTTTACCCAGACAGAGATGCTGACTGGAATGTGGTGGAGGCATTTAGTAGCCGGTGGTGTGGCCGGCGCTGTATCTAGAACGTGTACAGCCCCTTTGGATAGGCTAAAAGTTTATTTGCAG GTACACGGTAACAAAAAGAGTAGTATTAAAACATGCCTGTCGTATTTGCTGAAGGAAGGCGGCGTCTGGAGTCTGTGGCGTGGCAACGGCATCAATGTGTTGAAAATCGCGCCCGAATCTGCTCTCAAATTTATGGCCTACGAACAAGCGAAAAGACTGATCAGAGGCACTAGCACGCGCGAGTTGACCATTTACGAACGTTTCGCAGCCGGATCATTTGCCGGATCATTTAGTCAAACGATTATTTACCCTTTGGAG gtattaAAGACTCGCCTAGCGCTGAGGAAAACAGGCGAATACAGAAGTATAGTAGACGCAGctagtaaaattttacaaagagaAGGATGGCGTAGTTTTTATCGCGGATACGTTCCTAACCTTTTGGGTATCGTTCCGTATGCTGGTATCGACTTAGCAGTGTACGAG ACATTGAAAAATAGTTACCTTAAGAAACACAACGACTCGGATACGCCGAGTGTTCTGCTGCTGCTGACGTGTGGTACAATATCCAGCACTTGTGGACAAATGTGTAGTTATCCGTTGGCTTTGGTTAGAACCAGGTTACAAGCTCAAG TCATTACCAACGTAGGTACTAGTCAGTACACGATGACCGGATTACTGAAGACGATCGTGCAAGAAGAAGGATTCACCGGACTGTATCGCGGTATCACGCCGAATTTCATGAAAGTAGCTCCAGCGGTCAGCATTAGTTACGTAGTTTACGAAAGATGTAGACAAGCGTTAGGCGT
- the SCaMC gene encoding mitochondrial adenyl nucleotide antiporter SLC25A24-B isoform X2, which yields MVLNNSVTQTIIHPPHYLHELPLEDEERLGKIFNNLDLDGNGKIDIHDLSVALKDFGVSHRDAQKFLERSDSNKSGDITLAEFIHYVKEHEKKLRLGFSHLDKNKDGKIDQDELIRAFEELGIEIDTKEAKKLLKRMDKDGTLEISFNEWRDFLLYCPYTDLRDLIKYWRHSTYLDIGEDINVPDDFTQTEMLTGMWWRHLVAGGVAGAVSRTCTAPLDRLKVYLQVHGNKKSSIKTCLSYLLKEGGVWSLWRGNGINVLKIAPESALKFMAYEQAKRLIRGTSTRELTIYERFAAGSFAGSFSQTIIYPLEVLKTRLALRKTGEYRSIVDAASKILQREGWRSFYRGYVPNLLGIVPYAGIDLAVYETLKNSYLKKHNDSDTPSVLLLLTCGTISSTCGQMCSYPLALVRTRLQAQGTSQYTMTGLLKTIVQEEGFTGLYRGITPNFMKVAPAVSISYVVYERCRQALGVSMT from the exons ATGGTTCTAAATAACAGCGTAACGCAAACCATCATCCATCCGCCTCATTACCTTCACGAATTACCCTTAGAAGATGAAGAAAGATTGGGTAAAATCTTCAATAACTTGGATCTAGACGGTAATGGTAAAATCGATATTCACGACTTATCAGTCGCTCTGAAAGATTTCGGCGTTAGTCACCGCGATGCTCAG aaatttttagaaagatcTGACTCGAATAAGAGCGGCGATATTACTTTAGCTGAGTTTATACACTATGTGAAAGAACACGAGAAGAAATTGAGGCTGGGATTTTCTCATTTGGATAAGAATAAAGATG GTAAAATAGATCAAGATGAGTTGATCAGAGCTTTCGAAGAGTTGGGTATCGAAATAGACACcaaagaagcgaaaaaattattaaaaag AATGGATAAAGATGGCACGTTAGAAATAAGTTTCAACGAATGGAGAGATTTTTTACTCTACTGTCCTTACACCGATCTACGCGACTTGATTAAATATTGGAGACATTCGACA TATTTGGATATCGGTGAAGATATCAACGTACCGGATGACTTTACCCAGACAGAGATGCTGACTGGAATGTGGTGGAGGCATTTAGTAGCCGGTGGTGTGGCCGGCGCTGTATCTAGAACGTGTACAGCCCCTTTGGATAGGCTAAAAGTTTATTTGCAG GTACACGGTAACAAAAAGAGTAGTATTAAAACATGCCTGTCGTATTTGCTGAAGGAAGGCGGCGTCTGGAGTCTGTGGCGTGGCAACGGCATCAATGTGTTGAAAATCGCGCCCGAATCTGCTCTCAAATTTATGGCCTACGAACAAGCGAAAAGACTGATCAGAGGCACTAGCACGCGCGAGTTGACCATTTACGAACGTTTCGCAGCCGGATCATTTGCCGGATCATTTAGTCAAACGATTATTTACCCTTTGGAG gtattaAAGACTCGCCTAGCGCTGAGGAAAACAGGCGAATACAGAAGTATAGTAGACGCAGctagtaaaattttacaaagagaAGGATGGCGTAGTTTTTATCGCGGATACGTTCCTAACCTTTTGGGTATCGTTCCGTATGCTGGTATCGACTTAGCAGTGTACGAG ACATTGAAAAATAGTTACCTTAAGAAACACAACGACTCGGATACGCCGAGTGTTCTGCTGCTGCTGACGTGTGGTACAATATCCAGCACTTGTGGACAAATGTGTAGTTATCCGTTGGCTTTGGTTAGAACCAGGTTACAAGCTCAAG GTACTAGTCAGTACACGATGACCGGATTACTGAAGACGATCGTGCAAGAAGAAGGATTCACCGGACTGTATCGCGGTATCACGCCGAATTTCATGAAAGTAGCTCCAGCGGTCAGCATTAGTTACGTAGTTTACGAAAGATGTAGACAAGCGTTAGGCGT
- the SCaMC gene encoding mitochondrial adenyl nucleotide antiporter SLC25A23 isoform X3, translating into MSNVRRNREENSNDDDNYLDIGEDINVPDDFTQTEMLTGMWWRHLVAGGVAGAVSRTCTAPLDRLKVYLQVHGNKKSSIKTCLSYLLKEGGVWSLWRGNGINVLKIAPESALKFMAYEQAKRLIRGTSTRELTIYERFAAGSFAGSFSQTIIYPLEVLKTRLALRKTGEYRSIVDAASKILQREGWRSFYRGYVPNLLGIVPYAGIDLAVYETLKNSYLKKHNDSDTPSVLLLLTCGTISSTCGQMCSYPLALVRTRLQAQVITNVGTSQYTMTGLLKTIVQEEGFTGLYRGITPNFMKVAPAVSISYVVYERCRQALGVSMT; encoded by the exons ATGTCAAACGTCCGTCGAAATCGTGAAGAGAATTCGAACGATGATGATAAT TATTTGGATATCGGTGAAGATATCAACGTACCGGATGACTTTACCCAGACAGAGATGCTGACTGGAATGTGGTGGAGGCATTTAGTAGCCGGTGGTGTGGCCGGCGCTGTATCTAGAACGTGTACAGCCCCTTTGGATAGGCTAAAAGTTTATTTGCAG GTACACGGTAACAAAAAGAGTAGTATTAAAACATGCCTGTCGTATTTGCTGAAGGAAGGCGGCGTCTGGAGTCTGTGGCGTGGCAACGGCATCAATGTGTTGAAAATCGCGCCCGAATCTGCTCTCAAATTTATGGCCTACGAACAAGCGAAAAGACTGATCAGAGGCACTAGCACGCGCGAGTTGACCATTTACGAACGTTTCGCAGCCGGATCATTTGCCGGATCATTTAGTCAAACGATTATTTACCCTTTGGAG gtattaAAGACTCGCCTAGCGCTGAGGAAAACAGGCGAATACAGAAGTATAGTAGACGCAGctagtaaaattttacaaagagaAGGATGGCGTAGTTTTTATCGCGGATACGTTCCTAACCTTTTGGGTATCGTTCCGTATGCTGGTATCGACTTAGCAGTGTACGAG ACATTGAAAAATAGTTACCTTAAGAAACACAACGACTCGGATACGCCGAGTGTTCTGCTGCTGCTGACGTGTGGTACAATATCCAGCACTTGTGGACAAATGTGTAGTTATCCGTTGGCTTTGGTTAGAACCAGGTTACAAGCTCAAG TCATTACCAACGTAGGTACTAGTCAGTACACGATGACCGGATTACTGAAGACGATCGTGCAAGAAGAAGGATTCACCGGACTGTATCGCGGTATCACGCCGAATTTCATGAAAGTAGCTCCAGCGGTCAGCATTAGTTACGTAGTTTACGAAAGATGTAGACAAGCGTTAGGCGT
- the SCaMC gene encoding mitochondrial adenyl nucleotide antiporter SLC25A23 isoform X5, whose protein sequence is MMQYLDIGEDINVPDDFTQTEMLTGMWWRHLVAGGVAGAVSRTCTAPLDRLKVYLQVHGNKKSSIKTCLSYLLKEGGVWSLWRGNGINVLKIAPESALKFMAYEQAKRLIRGTSTRELTIYERFAAGSFAGSFSQTIIYPLEVLKTRLALRKTGEYRSIVDAASKILQREGWRSFYRGYVPNLLGIVPYAGIDLAVYETLKNSYLKKHNDSDTPSVLLLLTCGTISSTCGQMCSYPLALVRTRLQAQVITNVGTSQYTMTGLLKTIVQEEGFTGLYRGITPNFMKVAPAVSISYVVYERCRQALGVSMT, encoded by the exons ATGATGCaa TATTTGGATATCGGTGAAGATATCAACGTACCGGATGACTTTACCCAGACAGAGATGCTGACTGGAATGTGGTGGAGGCATTTAGTAGCCGGTGGTGTGGCCGGCGCTGTATCTAGAACGTGTACAGCCCCTTTGGATAGGCTAAAAGTTTATTTGCAG GTACACGGTAACAAAAAGAGTAGTATTAAAACATGCCTGTCGTATTTGCTGAAGGAAGGCGGCGTCTGGAGTCTGTGGCGTGGCAACGGCATCAATGTGTTGAAAATCGCGCCCGAATCTGCTCTCAAATTTATGGCCTACGAACAAGCGAAAAGACTGATCAGAGGCACTAGCACGCGCGAGTTGACCATTTACGAACGTTTCGCAGCCGGATCATTTGCCGGATCATTTAGTCAAACGATTATTTACCCTTTGGAG gtattaAAGACTCGCCTAGCGCTGAGGAAAACAGGCGAATACAGAAGTATAGTAGACGCAGctagtaaaattttacaaagagaAGGATGGCGTAGTTTTTATCGCGGATACGTTCCTAACCTTTTGGGTATCGTTCCGTATGCTGGTATCGACTTAGCAGTGTACGAG ACATTGAAAAATAGTTACCTTAAGAAACACAACGACTCGGATACGCCGAGTGTTCTGCTGCTGCTGACGTGTGGTACAATATCCAGCACTTGTGGACAAATGTGTAGTTATCCGTTGGCTTTGGTTAGAACCAGGTTACAAGCTCAAG TCATTACCAACGTAGGTACTAGTCAGTACACGATGACCGGATTACTGAAGACGATCGTGCAAGAAGAAGGATTCACCGGACTGTATCGCGGTATCACGCCGAATTTCATGAAAGTAGCTCCAGCGGTCAGCATTAGTTACGTAGTTTACGAAAGATGTAGACAAGCGTTAGGCGT
- the SCaMC gene encoding mitochondrial adenyl nucleotide antiporter SLC25A23 isoform X4, producing the protein MDEIDPSVEFWYLDIGEDINVPDDFTQTEMLTGMWWRHLVAGGVAGAVSRTCTAPLDRLKVYLQVHGNKKSSIKTCLSYLLKEGGVWSLWRGNGINVLKIAPESALKFMAYEQAKRLIRGTSTRELTIYERFAAGSFAGSFSQTIIYPLEVLKTRLALRKTGEYRSIVDAASKILQREGWRSFYRGYVPNLLGIVPYAGIDLAVYETLKNSYLKKHNDSDTPSVLLLLTCGTISSTCGQMCSYPLALVRTRLQAQVITNVGTSQYTMTGLLKTIVQEEGFTGLYRGITPNFMKVAPAVSISYVVYERCRQALGVSMT; encoded by the exons ATGGATGAGATCGATCCGTCTGTTGAATTTTGG TATTTGGATATCGGTGAAGATATCAACGTACCGGATGACTTTACCCAGACAGAGATGCTGACTGGAATGTGGTGGAGGCATTTAGTAGCCGGTGGTGTGGCCGGCGCTGTATCTAGAACGTGTACAGCCCCTTTGGATAGGCTAAAAGTTTATTTGCAG GTACACGGTAACAAAAAGAGTAGTATTAAAACATGCCTGTCGTATTTGCTGAAGGAAGGCGGCGTCTGGAGTCTGTGGCGTGGCAACGGCATCAATGTGTTGAAAATCGCGCCCGAATCTGCTCTCAAATTTATGGCCTACGAACAAGCGAAAAGACTGATCAGAGGCACTAGCACGCGCGAGTTGACCATTTACGAACGTTTCGCAGCCGGATCATTTGCCGGATCATTTAGTCAAACGATTATTTACCCTTTGGAG gtattaAAGACTCGCCTAGCGCTGAGGAAAACAGGCGAATACAGAAGTATAGTAGACGCAGctagtaaaattttacaaagagaAGGATGGCGTAGTTTTTATCGCGGATACGTTCCTAACCTTTTGGGTATCGTTCCGTATGCTGGTATCGACTTAGCAGTGTACGAG ACATTGAAAAATAGTTACCTTAAGAAACACAACGACTCGGATACGCCGAGTGTTCTGCTGCTGCTGACGTGTGGTACAATATCCAGCACTTGTGGACAAATGTGTAGTTATCCGTTGGCTTTGGTTAGAACCAGGTTACAAGCTCAAG TCATTACCAACGTAGGTACTAGTCAGTACACGATGACCGGATTACTGAAGACGATCGTGCAAGAAGAAGGATTCACCGGACTGTATCGCGGTATCACGCCGAATTTCATGAAAGTAGCTCCAGCGGTCAGCATTAGTTACGTAGTTTACGAAAGATGTAGACAAGCGTTAGGCGT